From the genome of Paraburkholderia aromaticivorans, one region includes:
- a CDS encoding ImpA family type VI secretion system protein, whose product MSTKRNSTAQHKPSHDWMTPVDPSAPCGVDLEYDPEFVVLSAQVAAKMDAQYGDFVGSPEPINWSDVERDCRRLMMRSKDIRLAVLFTRCRTRLGAAPGLAEGLGLLASWLTVFADTVHPQPGVDDDKDAALEIRMNALQALTDTDGLLSDVRDIALARSSATRLQVRDVERAFAQPRPSDALSVESVTRQLEDVRVQQPALMAGFDAALESLDVIDTWNRERLGEFAADLAALTRMLERVVGEGSDAAHAVSLLEGEIASPEFDGVPATAALDAATPESPQQEAQSGVAGRTLSGRDAALQSIRDARHWFERHEPSSPIPILLFRAEQFVGKRYVEAVKAIPAELIAEWAKDE is encoded by the coding sequence ATGAGCACGAAACGCAATTCGACGGCCCAGCACAAACCGTCGCACGACTGGATGACGCCGGTCGACCCGTCCGCTCCCTGCGGCGTAGACCTCGAATACGATCCGGAATTCGTGGTGTTATCGGCCCAGGTGGCGGCAAAAATGGATGCGCAGTATGGCGACTTCGTAGGCTCACCGGAGCCGATCAACTGGAGCGACGTCGAGCGCGATTGCCGACGGCTCATGATGCGCAGCAAGGACATCCGGCTTGCCGTGCTATTTACACGTTGCCGCACGCGTTTAGGCGCGGCGCCAGGATTGGCCGAAGGGCTGGGTTTGCTCGCTTCGTGGTTGACGGTCTTTGCCGACACCGTCCACCCGCAACCCGGCGTGGATGACGATAAAGACGCGGCGCTTGAAATTCGCATGAACGCGCTCCAGGCATTGACCGATACGGACGGGCTGCTATCGGACGTGCGCGATATCGCGCTGGCGCGCTCGTCAGCCACGCGTTTGCAGGTGCGCGACGTGGAGCGTGCGTTTGCCCAGCCGCGCCCGAGCGATGCGCTATCGGTGGAGTCTGTGACGCGGCAGCTTGAGGATGTGCGCGTTCAGCAGCCCGCTTTGATGGCGGGCTTCGACGCGGCGCTTGAAAGTCTTGACGTGATCGACACGTGGAATCGGGAAAGGCTCGGCGAGTTCGCGGCGGATCTCGCTGCATTGACGCGCATGCTCGAGCGTGTGGTGGGTGAAGGTTCCGATGCCGCGCATGCGGTATCCCTGTTGGAAGGCGAGATCGCCTCACCTGAGTTCGACGGGGTGCCAGCCACGGCCGCACTCGATGCCGCCACGCCCGAATCGCCGCAGCAGGAGGCGCAAAGCGGTGTGGCTGGACGAACCTTATCGGGCCGCGACGCGGCATTGCAATCTATTCGCGACGCACGACACTGGTTCGAAAGACATGAACCCAGCAGTCCGATTCCAATTCTGTTATTTCGTGCCGAGCAGTTTGTCGGTAAGCGCTATGTAGAAGCGGTGAAGGCGATTCCGGCTGAATTGATTGCTGAATGGGCAAAAGATGAATAG
- the tssF gene encoding type VI secretion system baseplate subunit TssF, with the protein MDPRLLEYYNQELIYLRESAGEFAQAHPKIARRLGLQAGEMTDPYVERLIESFCFMAARMRLKLDAEFPRFTQRLLEVTYPNYVAPTPSMAVAQFYPAHTKGDLTDGFCLQRGRRLKTPTPGNEHTSCTFRTTQDVVLYPLEIASARFTGVPPDIPGIERYVPAHSQVCGALRLRIRTTNQEKIASIGNLDRLPVYLAGDEQVASNLFELVHTAGIASVVGEPGKFNAPNRPFAAVTSKAVVHEGLDLDQGMLPLTWSKFHGHNLLQEYFACPSRFYFFTLTGLQDGLKKAEGEEAEIVVLLDRAPDRLASLVDASRFALFCTPVINLFPQRLERIELAEASTEFHLVPKRQAPLDYEVFSVEALHAQVGKSSAKFEFRPLYQTLNNDEGNHGQYFSVRRERRLPSDTSRRYGTRTAYVGTETFVSLVDQRAAPYHDGIRYLSADAWLTNRDLPLLVPRNGVNDFMQLESGEPVASIGLIRPPSAPRPPYAEGETAWRLIRQLNFNYLPLEDVDHRPGGQGLRDMLRLFLSSEDTEHQRQVESLLGVRTRSVTRKLPGNGPLVFGRGIECQLTVDETGFSGTSPYLLGLILEHYLARHVSINSFTQTELHSMQRGCIMRWPVRMGTRGVA; encoded by the coding sequence ATGGACCCGCGACTACTCGAATACTACAACCAGGAATTGATTTACCTGCGCGAGAGCGCGGGTGAGTTCGCGCAGGCGCACCCGAAGATCGCGCGGCGCCTGGGCCTTCAGGCGGGTGAGATGACCGATCCCTATGTCGAGCGCTTAATCGAGTCGTTCTGCTTTATGGCCGCGCGCATGCGACTCAAGCTCGACGCCGAGTTTCCGCGCTTTACGCAACGCCTGCTCGAAGTCACTTACCCGAACTACGTTGCGCCCACGCCATCAATGGCCGTGGCGCAGTTTTATCCGGCTCACACGAAAGGCGATCTGACGGACGGTTTTTGTTTGCAGCGAGGGAGGAGACTCAAGACACCTACGCCCGGTAACGAGCATACGTCATGCACGTTTCGTACTACGCAGGATGTCGTATTGTATCCGCTGGAAATCGCCAGTGCGAGGTTCACGGGCGTTCCTCCCGACATTCCAGGAATCGAGCGCTATGTCCCGGCGCATTCGCAAGTGTGCGGCGCACTAAGGCTGCGCATTCGAACCACGAACCAGGAGAAGATTGCCTCGATCGGAAATCTGGATCGCCTGCCCGTCTATCTAGCGGGCGATGAGCAGGTTGCATCAAACCTGTTCGAGCTCGTGCATACGGCGGGCATTGCGTCGGTCGTTGGCGAGCCGGGTAAGTTCAACGCACCGAATCGTCCCTTCGCGGCAGTGACGTCAAAGGCCGTCGTTCACGAAGGGCTCGATCTCGATCAAGGCATGTTGCCGCTCACATGGTCGAAGTTTCACGGACACAATCTCCTGCAGGAGTATTTCGCGTGCCCGAGTCGCTTCTACTTCTTCACGCTCACGGGTCTTCAGGATGGCCTGAAAAAAGCTGAGGGCGAAGAAGCCGAGATCGTGGTGCTGCTCGACCGCGCGCCGGATCGGCTCGCCAGCCTCGTCGACGCATCACGCTTCGCGCTCTTTTGCACGCCGGTTATCAATCTGTTCCCGCAAAGACTGGAACGTATCGAACTGGCGGAGGCGAGCACGGAGTTTCATCTGGTGCCCAAACGTCAGGCACCGCTCGACTACGAAGTGTTCTCGGTTGAGGCGCTGCATGCCCAAGTAGGAAAGAGCTCGGCGAAGTTCGAATTCCGGCCGCTCTATCAGACACTGAACAACGACGAAGGCAATCACGGCCAATACTTCTCGGTGCGCCGCGAGCGACGTCTGCCTTCGGATACGTCGCGACGCTATGGCACGCGTACGGCCTATGTCGGCACCGAGACGTTTGTCTCGCTCGTGGATCAGCGGGCAGCGCCATATCATGATGGCATTCGCTATCTGTCCGCGGATGCGTGGCTGACCAACCGTGATTTGCCTCTCCTCGTGCCGCGCAACGGCGTGAACGATTTCATGCAGCTGGAAAGCGGCGAACCGGTTGCAAGCATCGGTCTGATTCGCCCACCGAGCGCGCCGCGGCCACCTTATGCGGAAGGCGAGACCGCGTGGCGATTGATCCGGCAATTGAACTTCAACTATTTGCCGCTCGAGGACGTCGATCATCGTCCCGGCGGCCAGGGCTTGCGCGACATGCTGCGGCTCTTTCTGAGCAGCGAAGACACTGAGCACCAGCGTCAGGTCGAGAGCCTGTTGGGCGTGAGGACCCGTTCCGTGACGCGCAAGCTTCCGGGCAATGGTCCGCTCGTGTTCGGGCGCGGCATTGAATGTCAGCTGACCGTCGACGAGACGGGGTTCTCAGGCACCAGCCCCTACCTGTTGGGGCTAATCCTCGAACATTATCTGGCGCGGCATGTATCGATCAATTCGTTCACGCAGACCGAATTGCATTCGATGCAGCGCGGCTGCATCATGCGCTGGCCCGTGCGCATGGGTACGCGAGGCGTGGCGTAA
- the tssG gene encoding type VI secretion system baseplate subunit TssG yields the protein MERSFDTPLQRESTLSPEMIEGLRTTPWRYGFLSLMRRIGADPRIEPVGTAARPRAEPFRLGQQPSLAFAPREIASVGELDGRLHVRLFGLGSLGPNGPLPSHVTEIAREREENRGDRTLSNFLDIFHHRYLALLYRAWASAQAAAGLDRADDEKFSFYIASWTGQDLDEIAGRALPPHAQLAASANLVREARDPDGLRMTLEQYFGVPVRIAEYQFHWVNVTREEQTHLGEPSAASVMGEGAMLGELAPDRQYHFRVVIGPVHLDEYLRFTPRGAALPELVDWVRSFVGREFQWELELRIKAESAPPAVLGGEQQLGWSGWLGRSSDGKPITGMLFEPEEYVKCGARFNPDAMRRNAVQGVA from the coding sequence ATGGAGCGCAGCTTCGACACGCCGTTGCAGCGCGAATCGACGCTCTCTCCCGAGATGATCGAAGGCCTGCGGACCACGCCGTGGCGTTACGGGTTTTTGTCGCTGATGCGGCGCATCGGCGCGGATCCTCGCATCGAACCCGTCGGCACCGCCGCGCGCCCGCGGGCCGAGCCGTTTCGTCTGGGACAGCAGCCGAGCCTCGCGTTCGCCCCGCGCGAAATCGCCAGTGTCGGCGAGCTCGATGGACGCCTGCATGTGCGTCTGTTCGGTCTCGGCTCGCTCGGGCCAAACGGGCCGCTACCTAGCCATGTGACCGAGATTGCTCGAGAGCGGGAGGAAAACCGGGGCGACCGGACGTTGAGCAATTTTCTCGACATCTTTCATCACCGGTATCTCGCGCTGCTGTATCGGGCGTGGGCATCGGCGCAGGCCGCGGCAGGGCTCGATCGAGCCGACGACGAGAAGTTCTCGTTCTATATCGCCAGTTGGACGGGGCAAGACCTCGACGAGATCGCCGGCCGTGCGCTGCCACCGCATGCGCAGTTGGCCGCATCGGCCAACCTCGTGCGCGAGGCGCGCGATCCCGATGGGTTGCGCATGACGCTCGAACAGTATTTCGGCGTGCCGGTCCGCATCGCTGAGTACCAGTTTCATTGGGTCAATGTAACGCGCGAAGAACAGACGCATCTCGGTGAACCCAGCGCGGCCTCGGTCATGGGTGAGGGTGCCATGCTCGGCGAGTTGGCCCCGGATCGGCAGTATCACTTCAGGGTGGTGATCGGGCCTGTTCACCTGGACGAATACCTGCGTTTCACGCCGCGTGGCGCTGCGTTGCCCGAACTCGTGGATTGGGTGCGCAGTTTCGTCGGCCGGGAGTTCCAGTGGGAGCTGGAATTGCGCATCAAGGCAGAGAGCGCGCCACCCGCGGTGCTGGGTGGCGAGCAACAGTTAGGGTGGTCAGGATGGCTCGGCCGGTCGTCCGACGGCAAACCGATTACCGGCATGCTTTTCGAGCCCGAGGAGTACGTCAAGTGCGGTGCGCGATTCAATCCGGACGCAATGCGGCGTAACGCCGTTCAGGGGGTGGCATGA